The following coding sequences lie in one Mesorhizobium sp. DCY119 genomic window:
- a CDS encoding YbfB/YjiJ family MFS transporter, protein MRPESLPPLRFAFGGMIAMAVAMGFGRFVYTPILPGMMDELGLSAADAGLIASANYVGYLIGAVGAAGGWAHERERSVMLIGLGATAVLAASMGLTDSLFAFLAIRFLAGIASAFVLVFVSTIVFSHLALAGRNDLQALHFGGVGTGIAVSSAMMAVLIGAHAAWPDGWLGSAVLSALGFLAVWFLIDEGPLVTGTARREPKLPNSLPLAKIIVAYGVFGFGYVVTATFLVAIVRQSEAGRIFEAVVWLVTGLAAIPSIWLWNKVSVRRGLTVAFAVGCVVEAVGVLASVSIGGYFGPLLAGFLLGGTFIAITAIGLQAGRLLAPEAPRRVLALMTAAFGVGQIIGPIFAGFAAEWSGSFTVPSIGAALALLLCGAIAWSAGPTPKSP, encoded by the coding sequence ATGAGACCAGAGTCGCTACCTCCGCTTCGCTTCGCCTTCGGCGGCATGATTGCCATGGCCGTTGCCATGGGTTTTGGCCGTTTTGTCTACACGCCGATCTTGCCCGGCATGATGGATGAACTCGGCCTGTCGGCGGCCGATGCCGGGCTTATCGCCTCGGCTAACTATGTCGGTTATCTGATCGGCGCAGTCGGGGCCGCCGGCGGCTGGGCGCATGAGCGCGAGCGAAGCGTGATGCTGATCGGGCTTGGCGCAACCGCTGTCCTCGCAGCAAGCATGGGGCTGACCGATAGCCTGTTTGCGTTTCTGGCCATCCGATTTCTCGCAGGCATCGCCAGCGCTTTCGTCCTGGTGTTCGTCTCCACCATCGTCTTCAGCCATCTTGCCCTCGCAGGGCGCAACGATCTCCAGGCGCTGCATTTTGGCGGCGTCGGCACTGGCATCGCGGTTTCGTCGGCGATGATGGCCGTGCTTATCGGGGCGCATGCCGCCTGGCCTGATGGCTGGTTGGGCTCGGCCGTTCTGTCGGCTCTGGGCTTTCTGGCCGTCTGGTTTCTCATCGATGAGGGGCCATTGGTCACCGGCACGGCTCGCCGTGAGCCGAAATTGCCCAACAGCCTGCCGCTGGCGAAAATCATCGTCGCCTACGGCGTATTCGGCTTCGGCTATGTCGTGACGGCAACCTTCCTCGTCGCCATCGTCCGCCAAAGCGAGGCCGGGCGCATCTTCGAGGCGGTCGTCTGGCTGGTCACCGGCCTGGCGGCAATCCCTTCGATCTGGCTCTGGAACAAGGTCTCGGTGCGGCGCGGTCTCACCGTTGCCTTTGCCGTCGGCTGTGTCGTCGAGGCTGTCGGCGTCTTGGCCAGCGTCAGCATCGGCGGCTATTTCGGGCCTCTGCTCGCAGGGTTTCTGCTTGGCGGCACATTCATCGCAATCACGGCGATCGGGCTTCAGGCAGGCAGGTTGCTCGCGCCCGAGGCGCCGCGCCGCGTGCTCGCCCTTATGACTGCGGCCTTCGGCGTCGGCCAGATAATCGGGCCGATCTTTGCCGGTTTCGCGGCCGAATGGTCGGGCAGCTTCACCGTGCCTTCAATCGGTGCGGCACTTGCGCTGCTGCTTTGCGGCGCCATCGCATGGTCAGCTGGGCCAACGCCAAAATCGCCATGA
- a CDS encoding MAPEG family protein: protein MNQAAIATVGIYAALNAFILLWLVLATSSLRNRYKVWIGDGGVEHIARIMRGHANAVENMPIMLILLLIAALIGTPVYVLHLLGAAFTIGRAIHAWHFIVERGQQWQRFIGFTLSALALLVTALGVLTHAIWTLF from the coding sequence GTGAATCAGGCAGCTATCGCCACAGTCGGCATCTACGCAGCGCTGAATGCCTTCATTCTTCTGTGGCTGGTCCTTGCGACAAGCTCGCTTCGCAATCGTTACAAGGTCTGGATCGGCGATGGCGGCGTGGAACATATCGCCCGGATCATGCGCGGGCATGCCAACGCCGTCGAAAACATGCCGATAATGTTGATCCTGCTACTGATCGCGGCGCTTATCGGCACGCCGGTCTATGTGCTTCACCTGCTCGGAGCGGCCTTCACGATCGGTAGGGCGATCCATGCGTGGCATTTTATTGTCGAGCGCGGTCAGCAGTGGCAGCGCTTCATCGGCTTCACGCTCAGCGCACTGGCGTTGCTCGTGACTGCGCTCGGCGTGCTAACCCACGCAATCTGGACGCTGTTCTAG
- a CDS encoding LysR substrate-binding domain-containing protein produces MMNLSGVHLNGLRAVEAVARCGSLIKAAEELGVSPSAVSQQINRTEKQLGRTLFERRPSGLVPTEFGAVFTARLSSGFRELAQAVALADDRTSNTLIVSMAPAIAARWLVPRLSRFFSRFPEILIRIDASTQIADLNRSDVDLGIRLGRGRWPGARAELLLPMEIFPVCSPHVARKLKAIPDLAKVWEIRDENSMISWQDWFNAAGVEPVMPIQGASFTDPILCLEAVIAGQGIMLAWQFLAADALADGRLVAPFGIAAPSGLGHYIVTGEDKRASRKVDCFRKWVHEEVSATLANMQSPQVQKLPGRGVQPPLSEL; encoded by the coding sequence ATCATGAATCTCAGCGGCGTCCATCTCAACGGGCTGCGCGCGGTCGAGGCCGTCGCGCGATGCGGCTCGCTTATCAAGGCGGCCGAGGAGCTTGGCGTTTCGCCAAGTGCTGTCAGCCAGCAGATAAACCGCACGGAAAAGCAGCTCGGCCGAACGCTGTTCGAGCGCAGGCCGTCGGGCCTCGTCCCGACCGAGTTTGGCGCGGTTTTCACGGCGCGCCTGAGCAGCGGTTTTCGCGAACTGGCGCAGGCCGTGGCGCTGGCCGACGATCGCACGTCGAACACGCTGATCGTCTCGATGGCGCCGGCAATCGCCGCGCGCTGGCTGGTACCGCGTCTCAGCCGCTTTTTCTCGCGATTTCCGGAAATCCTCATACGCATCGATGCCTCGACCCAGATCGCCGACCTCAACCGCTCGGATGTCGATCTGGGTATCCGGCTGGGCAGGGGCCGCTGGCCGGGCGCGCGGGCCGAACTGCTGCTGCCGATGGAGATATTTCCGGTCTGCTCGCCGCACGTCGCCCGCAAGCTGAAAGCCATTCCCGATCTTGCCAAGGTCTGGGAGATCCGCGACGAGAATTCCATGATCTCGTGGCAAGACTGGTTCAATGCCGCCGGCGTCGAACCGGTCATGCCCATCCAGGGAGCCAGTTTCACCGATCCGATCCTGTGCCTGGAGGCGGTGATCGCCGGCCAGGGCATCATGCTCGCGTGGCAGTTTCTTGCAGCAGACGCGCTAGCCGACGGCCGATTGGTCGCGCCCTTCGGCATCGCGGCACCGAGCGGGCTCGGCCACTATATCGTCACCGGCGAAGATAAGCGGGCAAGCCGCAAGGTCGATTGCTTTCGCAAATGGGTGCACGAAGAAGTAAGCGCGACGCTGGCAAATATGCAGTCGCCGCAGGTCCAGAAGCTCCCCGGCAGAGGTGTTCAGCCACCGCTTTCGGAGCTATGA
- a CDS encoding aminopeptidase has protein sequence MTSHISAIDAAIDPVKLDRLAEVAIKIGLQLQPGQDLVMTAPTSALGFVRRIVEHAYKAGAGIVTPIFSDDELTLARYRHAPDASFDKADGWLYDGMAKAFAGGAARLAVRGDNPMLLASQDPAKVSRANKATSMAYRPALEKITGFDINWNIVAYPNTAWAKLVFPNDQEDVAVAKLADAIFSASRVNSDDPVSAWKDHNAALARRTAWLNGKAFHALHYTGPGTDLTIGLADGHKWNGGAETAKNGITCNPNIPTEEVFTTPHARRVEGHVSSTKPLSYQGTLIDNISVRFEEGRIVDANASKGADVLGKVLDTDEGARRLGEVALVPHSSPISQSGLLFYNTLFDENAASHIALGQCYSTCFNDSNLSPQEVAARGGNSSLIHIDWMIGSGKIDIDGVNKDGSTEPVMRAGEWA, from the coding sequence ATGACCTCGCATATCAGCGCGATTGACGCTGCCATCGATCCCGTCAAACTCGACCGCCTGGCGGAAGTGGCCATCAAGATCGGCCTGCAACTGCAGCCCGGGCAGGACCTCGTGATGACGGCTCCGACTTCGGCGCTTGGTTTCGTGCGGCGTATCGTCGAGCACGCCTACAAGGCGGGCGCCGGCATCGTGACGCCGATCTTCTCGGACGATGAGCTGACGCTGGCCCGCTACCGCCACGCGCCTGACGCCAGTTTCGACAAGGCCGATGGCTGGCTCTATGACGGCATGGCCAAGGCTTTCGCCGGCGGTGCTGCACGGCTTGCGGTGCGCGGCGACAACCCGATGCTGCTTGCCTCGCAGGACCCGGCAAAGGTTTCGCGCGCCAACAAGGCCACCTCTATGGCTTACCGGCCGGCGCTGGAAAAGATCACCGGCTTCGACATCAACTGGAACATCGTCGCCTACCCGAACACCGCCTGGGCAAAACTGGTTTTTCCCAACGACCAGGAAGATGTTGCCGTCGCCAAGCTTGCCGACGCGATCTTTTCCGCCTCGCGGGTGAATTCGGACGATCCGGTAAGCGCCTGGAAGGACCACAATGCAGCCCTTGCCCGCCGCACAGCCTGGCTGAACGGCAAGGCTTTCCATGCTCTGCATTACACAGGCCCCGGCACCGATCTCACCATCGGCCTTGCCGACGGCCACAAATGGAACGGCGGCGCCGAGACCGCGAAGAACGGCATCACCTGCAACCCGAACATCCCGACCGAGGAAGTTTTCACCACGCCGCATGCCCGCCGCGTCGAGGGTCATGTCAGCAGCACCAAGCCGCTCTCCTATCAGGGCACGCTGATCGACAATATTTCAGTGCGATTCGAGGAAGGCCGCATTGTCGACGCGAACGCCTCAAAGGGCGCGGACGTGCTCGGCAAGGTTCTCGATACGGACGAAGGTGCGCGCCGTCTCGGTGAAGTGGCGCTGGTGCCACATTCCTCGCCGATCTCGCAGAGCGGGCTCCTGTTCTACAACACGCTGTTCGACGAGAATGCCGCCAGCCACATCGCGCTCGGCCAGTGCTATTCCACCTGCTTCAACGACAGCAACCTGTCGCCGCAGGAAGTCGCCGCGCGCGGCGGCAATTCGAGCCTGATCCACATCGACTGGATGATCGGCTCCGGCAAGATCGACATCGACGGCGTCAACAAGGACGGCAGCACCGAACCGGTCATGCGCGCCGGCGAGTGGGCCTGA
- a CDS encoding ArsC family reductase: MTVTIYGIKNCDTMKKARTWLESHGVEYQFHDYKTEGLDRAQLASWCKGLGWEVLLNRAGTTFRALAEGDKQDLDTEKAMALMLAQPSMVKRPVLDVSGKLLVGFKPERYAEMFSTK; the protein is encoded by the coding sequence TTGACCGTCACCATCTACGGCATCAAGAACTGCGACACGATGAAGAAGGCCCGCACATGGCTGGAGAGCCACGGAGTCGAGTATCAGTTTCATGACTACAAGACCGAGGGGCTTGACCGCGCGCAGCTGGCGAGTTGGTGCAAGGGACTCGGCTGGGAGGTGCTGCTGAACCGCGCCGGCACCACGTTCCGGGCGCTTGCCGAGGGCGATAAGCAGGATCTCGACACCGAGAAAGCAATGGCGTTGATGCTGGCGCAGCCTTCCATGGTCAAGCGCCCTGTGCTCGATGTCAGCGGGAAATTGCTCGTCGGTTTCAAGCCGGAACGTTACGCGGAAATGTTCTCCACAAAATAG